In Flavivirga abyssicola, the following are encoded in one genomic region:
- a CDS encoding M28 family peptidase, protein MKIKLIALCLLCHFICIHVNSQICEKEASSFCGESMLKHLKSLSSDAFEGRRTGTRGALKTRKYIINQFHSLNVQPLGKGYEQAFLFVKKQKEYQAINILGLIKGTKNPDEYIVISAHYDHEGIKKGEIYNGADDNASGLSALFGFGEYFKNNPPKYSVILAAFDGEELGLLGSKHFVKNPIIPLKNIKVNINMDMIGRSEKNELYVVGTERNKKLKHAVSYYQHSKKIKLIEGHNDSDALENWTYSSDHMNFYKKGIPFLYFGVEDHNDYHEPTDDYENIHPEFYIEAVKVIVSVFEKIDNLRF, encoded by the coding sequence ATGAAAATAAAATTGATCGCCCTATGCCTGCTATGTCACTTCATATGTATACATGTTAATTCACAAATATGTGAAAAAGAAGCTAGTTCCTTTTGTGGAGAATCTATGTTAAAGCATTTAAAATCGTTGTCATCTGATGCTTTCGAAGGTAGAAGAACAGGGACTAGAGGGGCCTTAAAAACTAGAAAATATATCATAAATCAGTTTCATTCGCTAAATGTTCAACCATTAGGAAAAGGCTACGAGCAAGCATTTTTGTTTGTAAAAAAACAAAAAGAATATCAGGCAATAAATATTCTAGGGCTAATAAAAGGCACCAAAAACCCTGATGAGTATATAGTTATTAGTGCACATTATGACCATGAAGGGATTAAAAAAGGGGAGATTTACAATGGCGCCGATGATAATGCTTCCGGATTAAGCGCATTGTTTGGTTTTGGTGAATATTTTAAAAATAATCCACCAAAGTATTCAGTTATTTTAGCAGCATTTGATGGTGAAGAATTGGGGCTACTAGGATCAAAACACTTTGTGAAAAATCCGATTATTCCATTAAAAAACATCAAAGTAAATATCAATATGGATATGATTGGTAGGAGTGAAAAGAATGAATTATATGTGGTTGGAACAGAACGTAACAAAAAATTGAAACATGCGGTTAGCTATTATCAACACTCTAAGAAAATTAAACTCATAGAAGGGCATAATGATAGTGACGCTTTAGAGAACTGGACCTATTCATCGGATCATATGAATTTTTATAAAAAAGGTATTCCATTTTTATACTTTGGGGTAGAAGATCATAATGATTACCATGAACCTACAGATGATTATGAAAACATTCATCCAGAATTTTATATAGAAGCTGTAAAAGTTATTGTTTCAGTTTTTGAAAAAATAGATAACTTAAGATTTTAG